One window of Centropristis striata isolate RG_2023a ecotype Rhode Island chromosome 23, C.striata_1.0, whole genome shotgun sequence genomic DNA carries:
- the tmem108 gene encoding transmembrane protein 108 gives MKTSLQVLRCQLLSVLAFLALPVGLVSSAQELYPSKTSQDSVSMARSSPLSAPIPAPVDWHQEGSSSGEWSSKGGTQSSNIILPTVTLQPPALLHTTQTSRLDHDAPPNTVSTEGQPLEPSSDSVGHMHKLVRVPQVHNPVTVSTNQASSSSSSTAAPNIDVESPARGAPNPSALLSSSGSDRGDTLAAHHVNPQKLSVEGPTNPGWKHVPDPELPSLSSSSMKADPALGLKLREHARGPPEPAAHHTITLREVHGSIEPPTAELVVEPRAVSVTPVQSPPENLTSTAATPALSTELLKTQNPTIIPNNYTAPNETTTENGSGVVNGSDNVPVGHWLGNVTAYGGLLSNSSSGKDSSAQGNGSESLSTASGNFLNRQVPATTQDPWTPGNSSGPTVDSPPSRMTICLSRMDIVWIVLAISVPVSSCSVLLTVCCMKRKKKSSSQENNLSYWNNAITMDYFSRHAVELPREIHTLESEDHDTCLPPNGDYCGSSVVLVNPFCQETLFINRDKASAI, from the exons ATGAAGACAAGCCTGCAGGTCCTGCGCTGCCAGCTGCTGA gTGTTCTAGCATTCCTAGCACTGCCAGTAGGACTGGTGTCATCAGCACAGGAGCTGTACCCCAGCAAGACATCCCAGGACTCTGTCTCCATGGCCCGCAGCAGCCCCCTCTCTGCCCCCATACCTGCCCCCGTGGACTGGCATCAGGAGGGTTCCAGTAGCGGGGAGTGGTCATCCAAAGGAGGCACTCAGTCCTCAAATATTATCCTCCCTACTGTCACCCTCCAACCTCCAGCCCTGCTTCACACAACCCAAACTTCCCGCCTGGATCATGACGCCCCTCCAAACACTGTGAGCACTGAGGGTCAGCCCCTGGAGCCGAGCTCTGATAGTGTAGGCCACATGCACAAATTGGTCAGGGTACCTCAAGTCCATAACCCAGTTACTGTCAGCACGAACcaggccagcagcagcagcagcagcacagcggCCCCAAATATAGATGTGGAATCTCCTGCCAGAGGAGCTCCAAACCCCTCGGCTCTTCTCTCCAGCTCTGGATCAGACAGAGGAGATACGCTCGCTGCACACCACGTAAACCCTCAGAAGCTGAGTGTGGAGGGACCAACCAACCCCGGATGGAAGCATGTTCCAGATCCCGAGCTCCCCTCCTTGTCCTCTTCATCAATGAAAGCTGACCCTGCACTAGGCCTGAAACTCAGGGAGCATGCTCGGGGACCCCCAGAGCCGGCCGCGCACCACACCATCACCTTGAGGGAGGTGCATGGGTCCATCGAGCCCCCCACTGCTGAACTGGTGGTAGAGCCGAGGGCCGTGTCTGTCACTCCAGTCCAGAGCCCACCTGAGAATCTAACTTCCACCGCGGCCACTCCAGCTCTGTCCACTGAGCTCCTCAAGACACAGAATCCAACAATCATCCCAAACAACTACACTGCGCCCAACGAGACCACCACCGAGAACGGCAGTGGTGTTGTTAACGGCTCGGACAATGTCCCCGTGGGACACTGGTTGGGGAATGTGACTGCATATGGAGGGCTGCTCTCCAACAGCAGCTCAGGCAAGGATTCATCTGCTCAGGGGAACGGCTCGGAGTCCCTCTCCACGGCCAGCGGGAACTTCCTGAACAGACAGGTGCCCGCCACGACCCAGGACCCCTGGACGCCTGGCAACAGCTCGGGCCCCACCGTCGACTCGCCACCGTCCCGCATGACCATCTGCTTGAGTAGGATGGACATTGTGTGGATCGTGCTGGCCATCAGTGTGCCTGTGTCCTCTTGCT CTGTGCTTCTGACTGTGTGCTgcatgaagaggaagaagaagtcGTCAAGTCAGGAGAACAACCTCAGCTACTGGAACAACGCCATCACCATGGACTACTTCAGCAGGCACGCTGTGGAGCTGCCCAGAGAGATACACACTCTGGAAAGTGAG GATCATGACACCTGTCTACCCCCTAATGGAGACTACTGCGGCAGCAGCGTGGTCCTGGTTAACCCTTTCTGCCAGGAGACTCTCTTCATCAACAGAGACAAAGCTTCTGCCAtctag